The window GTATTGGTGCCAAGGTTAACCACAAACTTGTACCCATTTCTTACAAGTTGCAAAATGGCGATCAGGTAGAAATCATTACTTCCAGCAAGCAAACACCAAAAGAAGACTGGCTCAATGTAGTGGTTACGGCAAAGGCCAAGTCGAAAATCAAGTCATCATTAAAAGAAGAAAAGCGAAAAATTGCCGAAAATGGCAAGGAGATTTTAGAAAGAAAGCTGAAATCGCTAAAAATCACCTACAATACCGATAACCTTCAAAAACTGAGTTATTTCTTTAAACTGTCTTCAACACAGGAGCTTTTTGTTAATGTTGCCCTAGGCAAAATAGAGCTTAAAGACATTAAGGAATATCTATCAAGCGAAAAAGAAGTAGAAAGCAGGGCACCTGAACGACCAGAAAACCTAACGGTTGATATGGTTAAAACCAAAATTAAAGGCTCTGAAAACGATATTTTATTAATTGGAGAAGACCAGCAAAAAATAGATTATACCCTGGCCGCCTGTTGTAACCCGATTCCGGGCGATGACGTTTTTGGTTTTGTTACCGTAAGTGAAGGGATAAAAATTCACCGTACCAATTGTCCGAATGCAGCACAGCTGATGTCGAATTATGGCTATAGAGTAGTTAAGGCTAAATGGAATAAACAACAGGAACTTACCTTCTTGACTGGCTTACGCATTGTAGGTATTGATGATGTTGGTTTAATTAACAACATTACGAGGGTTATTTCTACTGATTTTAAGGTGAACATGCGGTCGATTACTGTCGACACTAATGAGGGGATATTTGACGGTTCGATTATGATTTTTGTAAACGATACAGAACACTTAGAAAACCTGATTAAAAATTTATTAAAAGTTAGAGGAGTTACCGGGGTTACCAGGTTTGATGCATAATTAGTCCGGAAGTCAGGAGTCCGAAGTCTAGATGGTAAGCTACATGCTATTTTCAGATTGAACTTCGGACCTAAGTCTTGACGACCTCCGGACTTATTACAACATTTCAACAATCTAACCCTCGAACAATCAAACTAATTGACTACCTTTGAATGGAGTTTAAAAACTATGTCTGAACAAAAAACAAATGAGCTCGTTCGCAAGATTTTTGAGGCTTATTTAGAGAACAAAAATCTACGTAAAACACCAGAGCGTTTCGCTATATTGGAAGAAATATATTCAAGAAACGACCACTTTGATGTAGAAACCCTGTACATCCACATGAAAAATCAGAAGTACCGCGTTAGCCGTGCAACGGTTTATAACACGCTGGAGTTATTGGTTTCGTGTGATTTAGTTACCAAGCACCAGTTTGGTAAAAACATGGCGCAATTCGAAAAATCTTATGGTTACCGCCAGCACGATCACGTAATCTGTATCGAATGCGGTAAAGTAGTAGAATTCTGCGACCCCCGGATACACCAAATCCAAACCATGGTTGGTGATCTCTTAAAATTTGATGTTAAACACCACTCGTTAAACCTTTATGGTTTCTGCTCTGATTGCAGTATGGCCAACAAAGTAAACGAGAGTGCCGCTACAACAGCAAATCTGGAAACAAATTAAATTATAATAC is drawn from Pedobacter sp. HDW13 and contains these coding sequences:
- a CDS encoding Fur family transcriptional regulator, with translation MSEQKTNELVRKIFEAYLENKNLRKTPERFAILEEIYSRNDHFDVETLYIHMKNQKYRVSRATVYNTLELLVSCDLVTKHQFGKNMAQFEKSYGYRQHDHVICIECGKVVEFCDPRIHQIQTMVGDLLKFDVKHHSLNLYGFCSDCSMANKVNESAATTANLETN